In Cryptomeria japonica chromosome 10, Sugi_1.0, whole genome shotgun sequence, a genomic segment contains:
- the LOC131047351 gene encoding beta-glucosidase 18-like encodes MSVMKGNANMSRVILVIMIMVTTVLGEVEIDRSSFPPGFIFGTASSSYQVEGSYLEDGKGLNNWDVFTHTHPGNIADRSNGDVADDHYHRYKEDIDLMHSLGVDSYRFSISWSRILPAGRGAVNMEGIKFYNNLIDTLLSKGIEPFVTLNHYDLPQNLQDSYGGWLSPHIIKDFEAFADICFAAFGDRVKYWATFNEPNIFVPFGYLSGFFPPSRCSWPFGNCSDGNSETEPYLAAHNVILSHAAAVDVYRTKYQNKQGGSMGIVICAGWYEPLRNIPDDRVAVDRLLAFDTAWFLDPIVYGDYPPEMRQMLGRRLPTFPKEMSEKVRGSYDFIGINHYSTSYAKDCLFSPCLEIQYAPDALVYTTGERDGVPIGEPTGMAGSFIVPYGMERIVMYVKERYNNPVIIITENGYGQQSDPSAPVADILNDGGRIKLMKSYLTHLVAAIQKGADVRGYFAWSILDNFEWLNGYTKRFGLYYVDYATQKRIPKLSADWYKNFLNKNHGSYNIRNNKVQTEVI; translated from the exons ATGTCTGTCATGAAGGGGAATGCAAATATGTCGAGAGTAATACTTGTGATTATGATTATGGTGACTACAGTTTTAGGAGAAGTCGAGATTGATAGAAGCAGTTTTCCTCCTGGATTTATCTTTGGAACCGCCTCTTCTTCCTATCAG GTGGAAGGTTCTTATCTGGAAGATGGAAAGGGTCTAAACAATTGGGATGTTTTTACGCACACTCATCCAG GAAATATTGCTGACAGAAGCAATGGGGATGTAGCTGATGACCACTACCATCGTTACAAG GAAGATATTGATTTGATGCATTCCCTTGGAGTGGATTCTTATCGCTTCTCTATATCATGGTCTCGCATTCTTCCAG CTGGAAGAGGAGCTGTCAACATGGAGGGAATAAAGTTTTACAATAATCTCATCGACACCCTATTGTCAAAGG GAATTGAACCATTCGTGACGTTAAATCATTATGATCTTCCACAGAATTTACAAGACTCCTACGGGGGCTGGTTAAGTCCCCACATCAT AAAGGACTTCGAAGCATTTGCAGACATTTGCTTTGCAGCTTTTGGAGACAGAGTGAAATACTGGGCAACATTCAATGAGCCGAATATATTTGTTCCATTTGGTTATCTTTCAGGATTTTTTCCTCCTTCTCGGTGTTCGTGGCCTTTTGGGAATTGTAGTGACGGCAATTCAGAGACAGAACCCTACCTGGCTGCTCATAATGTTATACTATCACATGCAGCAGCTGTTGATGTCTATAGAACAAAATATCAG AACAAGCAGGGAGGTTCCATGGGTATAGTGATCTGTGCTGGGTGGTACGAACCTCTGAGGAACATACCAGATGACAGAGTTGCAGTTgacagattgttggcatttgacacaGCTTG GTTTCTAGACCCTATTGTTTATGGGGATTATCCTCCTGAAATGCGGCAAATGTTAGGGCGTCGTCTGCCTACTTTTCCCAAAGAAATGTCAGAGAAAGTGAGGGGCTCATATGATTTTATTGGCATAAACCATTACTCAACATCATATGCCAAGGATTGCCTCTTCTCACCTTGTTTGGAAATACAGTATGCTCCAGATGCCTTAGTTTATACAACGG GTGAGAGAGATGGAGTTCCTATAGGCGAGCCA ACGGGCATGGCAGGATCCTTTATTGTGCCATATGGCATGGAAAGGATTGTGATGTACGTGAAAGAAAGATACAACAATCCTGTAATTATCATCACAGAAAATG GGTATGGTCAGCAGAGTGATCCGTCAGCCCCAGTGGCAGATATTTTAAATGATGGTGGAAGAATCAAACTAATGAAAAGCTATCTGACCCATTTGGTGGCTGCAATACA GAAAGGAGCAGACGTAAGAGGTTATTTTGCATGGTCGATTCTGGACAATTTCGAGTGGTTAAATGGCTACACTAAACGTTTTGGCCTTTACTATGTTGATTACGCCACCCAGAAACGAATTCCAAAGCTTTCTGCTGACTGGTACAAGAACTTCCTCAACAAAAATCATGGATCATACAACATTCGAAACAACAAAGTACAGACGGAAGTCATCTAA